A region of Drosophila mauritiana strain mau12 chromosome 3L, ASM438214v1, whole genome shotgun sequence DNA encodes the following proteins:
- the LOC117139339 gene encoding probable trafficking protein particle complex subunit 2 encodes MSTYYFVIVGQNDNPIYEKEFSTVNKELRKEDHRHLTQFIAHAALDLVDEHKWKTANMQLKSIDRFNQWFVSAFITASQIRFLIVHDNKNDEGIKNFFNEMYDTYIKHSMNAFYRINTPIKSPMFEKKSEIFGRKYLLS; translated from the exons ATGTCCACATACTACTTTGTTATTGTGGGGCAAAATGATAATCCCATTTACGAGAAAGAATTCAGCACGGTGAACAAGGAACTAAGG AAAGAGGACCACAGACACCTCACCCAGTTTATTGCCCATGCCGCCTTGGATTTGGTGGATGAGCACAAATGGAAGACGGCCAATATGCAACTGAAATCCATTGATAGATTCAATCAGTGGTTTGTTTCGGCCTTCATCACAGCCAGCCAAATAAGATTCCTCATCGTTCATGACAACAAAAACGACGAGGGAATCAAGAACTTCTTTAACGAGATGTATGACACGTATATCAAACACTCCATGAATGCCTTCTATCGCATCAACACACCCATTAAATCTCCGATGTTTGAGAAGAAGTCGGAGATCTTTGGCCGGAAGTATTTGTTATCCTAA
- the LOC117139962 gene encoding cytochrome b5, whose product MSQLYELSEVAQQNGKNGKPCWLIIKGNVYDVTKFLGEHPGGGEALLEYGGKDATKAFKQAGHSSDAEKDLKNYKIGEINSAAPIQVQPTSNGAAKPAANTISGDPEPAKKSSSGFCCC is encoded by the coding sequence ATGTCACAGTTGTACGAACTCTCCGAGGTGGCCCAGCAGAACGGCAAGAATGGCAAGCCCTGCTGGCTGATCATCAAGGGGAACGTGTACGATGTAACCAAGTTCCTGGGCGAGCATCCTGGCGGCGGCGAAGCACTGCTCGAATACGGCGGCAAGGACGCCACCAAGGCCTTCAAGCAGGCAGGCCACTCCTCCGATGCCGAAAAGGATCTGAAGAACTACAAAATCGGAGAAATCAACTCAGCTGCACCCATTCAAGTGCAGCCCACGTCCAATGGTGCAGCAAAGCCGGCGGCCAACACAATATCCGGAGATCCCGAACCCGCGAAGAAGAGCTCCTCCGGTTTCTGTTGCTGCTAG
- the LOC117139961 gene encoding ATPase family AAA domain-containing protein 5 isoform X2 has product MEEVLNSVKQKHREKHKRKREEKRRAALMEDQKITAEETKANAKEKPQPLREKSSQENGLKNGRRRSSPLKSSTPVADNQSIMKHFAKAGKPENVGASPVSTAKPKPTTNVFEFMMNARNRSLGVNEGGAESPADEEVGSEAATPTTKRKLLLQEWNERKGGAKRRLADEARGEFIELQMEQRAKRLRKMLTKTDSKEVTAPSSAPTDPTVKRLRGRPRSRRISSMDAQESKPPVVEAKAQDPGTEEFLSKLSSPTKKRDSLLGYFAKVESPKELAEKVIIAIETPPMETPKRRTLRRKSQQETPVVAESTPSSRPRRSCVGKARYDYDLETSPGKQQKAKPQKADESIEIIDLDNSNPAATPKKLAPLFVRQLPKPSPDPSVLKARQAFLQSGVPDKIRQEQIRQKNLDQMYEDSYEVFPRLAHIGCESFGSRSAPLEFPFALRAEEEYSEVTKALPANKRRSKASSITSCLPADFTSSKTLNKFNYATLPQLENKRGFVKLWKNDFDRFPTFKCYNQMREKYRHFSAIDSAQDTQQMGESLVVTRRTRRSMEQNMAQNEEEAKPPPSAPNGELLFTEKYKPLLFEQVLVNLTPVQELREFLSSWSGNGGSNRNSQGMDDTFDMSNDSASMGSSSNTMVLVGPSSSGKTNAVFTLANDMNFNVLEINAGMKRTGKKLIQELQEATQSHQIRKDSKAGGGSSQQLLQKLQKSGLKSKAAAVEPPSEVRKSLILIEDADILFDNLDAGFTEAIYTLAASSKRPVIVVATDPNCAHLQRLMQQNIIHFQAPNALNISRFLAVLSLMENCPIELDELISLYLYNQQNLRKTLMELQFYIQSGGDPTGSRTASGIKSPTKSSNSRLATVNGSRIHQRFFEFFTSPQNVQYRIPFPVDFSLLRLNLPDLMASSALLKEQQAAGGGSRTAAKRKSRSPKKAWLSSATGQKSDGHCSSLATLASFYDNISAASLMDSDCSDRLQWHLSEEIGHLLVEQALQTGLATKECPYNLFDKPAQRFSIFQHLGNGVLRSDSAKSLDFEPALRSICRSEKERAGLERKSSRFYHYLRNHTVNVTSFTTDYFDTACSTFQSAAPSSEPNVEAEPRD; this is encoded by the exons ATGGAGGAAGTGCTGAACTCGGTGAAGCAGAAGCATCGGGAGAAGCATAAGCGAAAGCGGGAGGAGAAGCGCCGCGCAGCACTCATGGAGGATCAGAAAATCACCGCCGAAGAGACCAAGGCGAATGCCAAGGAGAAACCGCAGCCACTGCGCGAGAAATCCTCCCAAGAAAACGGTCTCAAGAACGGTCGGCGGAGGTCCAGTCCGCTGAAGTCCAGCACTCCGGTGGCCGACAATCAGAGCATCATGAAGCACTTCGCCAAGGCGGGCAAGCCGGAGAACGTGGGTGCTTCCCCGGTGAGCACAGCCAAACCGAAGCCAACCACCAATGTCTTCGAGTTCATGATGAATGCTCGGAATCGCTCTCTGGGGGTTAATGAAGGTGGCGCAGAATCTCCCGCGGATGAAGAGGTCGGCAGTGAGGCAGCAACGCCGACTACCAAGCGGAAGCTACTCCTCCAGGAATGGAACGAACGCAAGGGTGGAGCCAAGAGAAGACTGGCGGACGAAGCTCGCGGGGAGTTCATTGAGCTGCAGATGGAGCAAAGGGCAAAAAG ATTGCGGAAAATGCTGACCAAGACTGACTCCAAAGAGGTGACGGCTCCATCCTCGGCACCCACGGATCCAACAGTCAAGCGTCTAAGAGGTCGACCGCGCTCTCGACGAATCAGTTCCATGGATGCACAGGAATCGAAGCCCCCGGTCGTGGAAGCAAAAGCTCAAGATCCAGGAACAGAAGAGTTTCTCTCCAAGCTTTCGTCGCCCACGAAAAAGCGTGACAGCCTGCTGGGCTACTTTGCCAAAGTCGAATCCCCGAAGGAGTTGGCTGAAAAGGTGATCATTGCGATAGAAACTCCACCCATGGAGACACCCAAGCGAAGAACGTTGCGCAGAAAGAGCCAGCAGGAGACACCCGTTGTTGCCGAATCCACTCCCTCGTCGAGACCAAGACGATCGTGTGTGGGCAAGGCGCGCTACGATTACGATCTGGAAACGAGTCCCGGCAAGCAACAAAAGGCGAAGCCCCAAAAGGCAGACGAGTCTATAGAGATTATTGACCTAGACAATAGTAATCCAGCTGCCACACCAAAGAAACTAGCGCCGCTATTCGTCCGTCAATTGCCAAAGCCCAGCCCAGATCCGTCGGTTTTGAAGGCTCGACAGGCGTTTCTGCAATCAGGAGTTCCAGACAAAATCCGACAGGAGCAGATCCGTCAAAAGAACCTCGACCAGATGTACGAAGATAGCTATGAAGTGTTTCCCAGACTGGCGCATATAGGCTGCGAAAGCTTCGGTTCAAGAAGTGCACCTCTGGAGTTTCCCTTTGCTCTGAGGGCAGAAGAGGAATATTCAGAGGTTACGAAAGCGTTACCCGCCAACAAACGACGTTCCAAAGCGAGTAGCATCACCAGCTGTCTGCCCGCGGACTTTACATCCAGTAAAACTTTGAACAAATTCAACTATGCTACTTTGCCACAGCTGGAAAACAAGCGCGGCTTTGTGAAGCTCTGGAAGAATGATTTCGATCGGTTTCCCACCTTTAAGTGCTATAATCAGATGAGGGAGAAGTATCGCCACTTCAGCGCCATTGACAGTGCACAGGATACGCAGCAAATGGGAGAATCACTGGTGGTCACGCGGCGCACTCGCCGTTCAATGGAGCAGAATATGGCACAGAACGAAGAGGAGGCGAAACCACCGCCTTCCGCTCCGAATGGCGAGCTGCTCTTCACGGAGAAGTACAAACCGCTGCTGTTCGAACAGGTTCTGGTGAATCTGACGCCAGTGCAGGAGCTTAGGGAATTCCTGTCCAGCTGGAGTGGCAATGGTGGTAGCAATCGCAACTCGCAGGGCATGGATGACACCTTTGACATGAGCAATGATTCGGCATCAATGGGCTCAAGTAGCAACACGATGGTTCTGGTGGGACCTTCATCCAGCGGGAAAACCAATGCCGTTTTCACTTTAGCCAACGACATGAACTTTAATGTCTTGGAGATAAATGCAGGGATGAAGAGGACGGGCAAGAAGCTGATACAGGAACTTCAAGAGGCCACGCAGTCGCATCAGATAAGGAAAGACAGTAAAGCGGGTGGAGGATCCTCACAGCAGTTGCTTCAAAAGTTGCAAAAGAGTGGATTAAAATCAAAAGCAGCCGCAGTGGAACCGCCTTCCGAAGTACGGAAATCTTTGATCCTAATCGAGGATGCGGACATCTTGTTCGATAATTTGGACGCTGGATTTACGGAAGCCATTTATACCTTGGCGGCCAGTTCCAAGAGGCCGGTTATTGTGGTTGCCACGGATCCGAATTGCGCGCACTTGCAGCGCCTAATGCAGCAGAATATAATCCATTTCCAAGCTCCGAACGCGCTGAACATCTCCCGATTCCTGGCCGTTTTATCGCTAATGGAAAACTGCCCCATCGAGTTGGACGAATTGATATCCTTGTATCTGTACAATCAACAGAATCTGCGCAAGACGTTGATGGAACTGCAGTTCTATATTCAGAGTGGTGGAGATCCAACTGGGAGTAGGACTGCCAGTGGCATTAAATCACCAACCAAATCCTCAAATAGCCGGCTGGCCACCGTCAATGGCAGTCGAATCCATCAGAGATTCTTTGAGTTCTTCACAAGTCCGCAGAATGTCCAGTATCGAATTCCCTTTCCCGTTGACTTCAGCCTCTTGCGTTTGAATCTCCCCGATCTTATGGCTAGTTCGGCGCTGCTAAAGGAGCAGCAGGCAGCGGGCGGGGGAAGTAGAACCGCTGCCAAGCGGAAGTCCCGCTCACCAAAGAAGGCCTGGCTGAGCAGCGCCACGGGGCAGAAGTCCGATGGGCACTGCTCATCGCTCGCCACATTGGCTTCCTTCTATGACAACATTTCGGCGGCTTCGTTGATGGACTCCGATTGCAGTGATCGCTTGCAGTGGCACCTGTCCGAAGAAATCGGTCACCTGCTGGTGGAGCAGGCTCTCCAAACTGGACTCGCGACCAAGGAGTGCCCCTACAATCTGTTTGATAAGCCCGCTCAGAG gttttcaattttccagcACCTGGGCAACGGAGTTCTCCGTTCCGACTCCGCCAAATCGCTGGACTTCGAGCCCGCCCTGCGCTCCATATGCCGCAGCGAAAAGGAGCGGGCTGGACTGGAACGGAAGTCGAGTAGATTCTATCATTATCTGCGCAACCACACGGTAAACGTGACCAGTTTCACGACGGATTACTTCGACACTGCATGCAGTACGTTCCAATCTGCTGCCCCCAGCAGCGAGCCAAACGTGGAGGCCGAGCCGAGAGATTAG
- the LOC117140535 gene encoding P17/29C-like protein DDB_G0287399 isoform X2: MLSVQTAGCAGMERLGVPTRTSLSTPPDDRDQFRCRMRVDALQARELLAVRGETVIRGAGNNQHQQQHHLHHSSSSSNKQQHSHHQQQRMTTPSTHNSGGGGGGGGGGGAAAGGDHQHHHHQHQLGNNSSSNNNNSISSNVARGGIEATTLKYGNTGSGSGSGCYKGDCGNSSSGSSCSSLQSHSNDHHQHYQYQLQQQQTPRCPHHVPLPDSEYGQDRHLQIRSSYQQSEITRSYTKPPPNKTVRDVPEQISAGGCGVSSSSYRLTTLQAASSTYAPAGVSVSASSSSSKSKPNAITKFFSRISSPKSPPSCTMTSVATVSPASSVSMSSSASSLASSACVSTSSSASSLAAAPTLPVSNASLLKSTACGYGTNPSGIYAGLGPSTQLLTSLGTGTSGNCSPERIPTPPLSVSVPIGAGLQPLRSSSSGSSSSTASLAAVETTTTTATTQSSFAAGATGDLPLTTMSRNNSNSSMMSYHCSCNSRNCSHCAANS; the protein is encoded by the exons ATGCTATCGGTACAGACGGCCGGCTGCGCGGGAATGGAGCGGCTCGGCGTTCCGACCCGCACATCTTTGAGCACACCACCCGATGATAG GGATCAATTTAGATGTAGAATGCGCGTGGATGCGCTCCAGGCACGTGAGCTTCTGGCTGTACGTGGCGAGACTGTGATTCGCGGCGCCGGCAACAatcagcaccagcagcaacaccatcTCCATcacagcagcagtagcagcaacaAGCAACAACATTcccaccaccagcaacaacgcATGACAACTCCAAGCACGCACAActccggcggcggcggcggcggaggaggaggaggaggagcagcagcaggcggtgaccaccaacaccaccatcaccaacaCCAGCtgggcaacaacagcagcagcaacaacaacaatagtaTTAGCAGTAATGTGGCGCGCGGCGGCATAGAAGCCACCACGCTGAAGTACGGAAACACGGGCAGCGGGAGCGGTAGTGGTTGCTACAAGGGCGACTGCGGCAACTCCTCAAGCGGATCCTCGTGCAGTTCGCTGCAGAGCCACAGCAACGACCACCACCAACATTACCAGtaccagctgcagcagcagcaaactcCCCGCTGTCCCCATCACGTACCACTGCCGGACAGCGAGTACGGACAGGATCGACACCTGCAGATCAGGAGCAGCTATCAG CAATCGGAGATCACCAGATCGTACACGAAACCGCCGCCCAACAAGACGGTGCGGGATGTGCCCGAGCAGATCTCGGCGGGCGGCTGTGGCGTCTCCAGCTCCAGCTACCGTCTCACCACGCTCCAGGCCGCCTCCTCCACGTACGCGCCAGCGGGCGTGTCAGTGTCCGCCTCCTCATCGTCCAGCAAATCGAAGCCGAATGCCATAACCAAGTTCTTCTCGCGGATCAGTTCGCCCAAGTCGCCGCCGAGCTGTACAATGACCTCGGTCGCCACAGTTTCCCCAGCATCCTCCGTCTCCATGTCGTCGTCCGCCTCCTCGCTAGCCTCCTCCGCCTGTGTGTCCACCTCGTCGTCGGCCTCCTCACTGGCTGCTGCACCCACGCTGCCGGTGTCCAATGCATCCCTGCTGAAGAGCACGGCCTGTGGCTATGGCACAAATCCCAGCGGGATCTACGCAGGCCTGGGACCGAGCACGCAACTGCTTACGAGCCTGGGAACCGGAACAAGCGGCAACTGCAGTCCCGAACGGATACCCACACCACCGTTGTCCGTCTCCGTGCCAATCGGAGCTGGCCTACAGCCGctgaggagcagcagcagcgggagTAGCAGCAGTACCGCCAGCCTAGCCGCCGTCGAGACAACCACAACTACAGCCACCACTCAGTCTTCCTTTGCCGCCGGAGCGACGGGGGATCTCCCGCTGACCACGATGAGCCGCAATAATTCCAACTCTAGCATGATGAGCTACCACTGCAGCTGCAATAGCCGGAATTGCAGCCACTGTGCGGCCAACTCATAA
- the LOC117140537 gene encoding protein arginine N-methyltransferase 1 has protein sequence MPRMKSKNALNQKKPVKLSLAEFHNQLDKMQTAKTCEKTSAENCKPFFWNGSGISNGTRGRGVCCEKLSIVAQKEECAIVQNGATTKARGLFQSTVKSVAQLKNHSEKSDNSKSANQTDATQGRSKKRVRSARRIPTPPRMVPKELEDLDRMTSADFRHDTAARLDVMRNRQKDQEHMYFFQNVIHHQRHLIKDRTILVLCCGTGTLALMAARMGAKRVYAVDYSKVTGYATLVVRQNGYEGVITVMNGRMKDLKLPTKVDGIICNWMGYCLLYESEILEVLAARDRWLKKGGFILPDLGALYLVASEEHKLKSDRCNHWRNVYGFNMNAIRRYALAEPCVTLTTGKKLLTMAHCVLRLDLKRARREDLFIDRNIRLSVSREGYLECFLLFFEVQFSSSLNFKLSCNPCLKSPFKSLWMQSVLFVEQPFVMRKKLHYTGNLKFKTLKPNNFNEMEICIEFYEGSEYDDDWVMCTLRVAKRWLMLEGFQTLSDVESCQDEQGETGGLYL, from the exons ATGCCTAGGATGAAGAGTAAAAATGCACTCAATCAAAAGAAACCTGTAAAACTAAGTCTGGCCGAGTTTCACAATCAACTGGATAAAATGCAAACTGCAAAGACTTGTGAAAAGACGAGCGCGGAGAACTGTAAACCTTTTTTCTGGAATGGCAGTGGAATATCCAATGGAACTCGTGGCCGTGGAGTTTGTTGTGAAAAGCTTTCAATAGTTGCCCAAAAGGAGGAATGTGCTATAGTTCAGAATGGAGCAACTACCAAAGCGAGAGGGTTATTTCAAAGTACCGTGAAAAGTGTGGCACAGCTAAAGAATCATTCTGAAAAATCGGATAATTCCAAGAGTGCAAATCAAACC GATGCAACCCAAGGACGGAGCAAAAAGCGAGTTCGATCTGCTCGCCGCATTCCCACGCCGCCAAGAATGGTGCCCAAGGAACTGGAGGATCTGGATCGCATGACTTCAGCGGATTTTCGGCACGACACCGCCGCTCGTCTGGATGTAATGCGAAACCGGCAGAAGGATCAGGAACACATGTACTTCTTTCAAAACGTCATTCATCACCAACGGCATCTCATCAAGGATCGCACAATCCTGGTACTCTGCTGTGGCACTGGAACACTGGCCCTTATGGCAGCCCGAATGGGAGCAAAACGGGTGTACGCCGTGGACTACTCGAAGGTGACTGGATATGCAACCTTGGTGGTGCGCCAAAATGGCTATGAAGGTGTGATCACGGTCATGAACGGTCGCATGAAGGATCTTAAACTCCCGACGAAAGTGGATGGCATCATATGCAACTGGATGGGTTACTGTTTGCTCTACGAATCGGAGATATTGGAGGTGCTCGCGGCGCGTGATCGCTGGCTAAAGAAAGGCGGCTTTATTCTACCCGATCTCGGAGCTCTCTATCTGGTTGCATCCGAGGAACACAAACTGAAGAGCGACAGATGCAATCATTGGCGCAATGTCTACGGATTCAAtatgaatgccatacgtcGATATGCGCTGGCTGAACCTTGTGTGACCTTAACGACCGGCAAAAAACTTCTGACGATGGCTCATTGCGTTCTCAGGCTAGATTTGAAAAGAGCCAGGAGAGAGGATCTGTTTATAGACCGAAACATTAGACTAAGTGTCAGTAGAGAGGGATATCTCGAGTGCTTTCTTCTCTTTTTCGAAGTGCAGTTTAGTAGCAGCTTAAACTTTAAGCTGAGCTGTAATCCCTGTTTAAAGTCGCCCTTCAAATCGCTTTGGATGCAATCGGTCCTCTTTGTGGAGCAGCCCTTTGTAATGCGAAAAAAACTTCACTATACGGGTAACCTGAAGTTCAAAACACTAAAACCGAATAACTTCAACGAAATGGAGATATGTATTGAGTTTTACGAGGGTAGCGAGTACGATGACGATTGGGTCATGTGCACCCTGCGGGTGGCCAAAAGATGGCTCATGCTGGAGGGCTTTCAGACTTTGAGCGATGTGGAGAGCTGTCAGGACGAGCAGGGGGAGACTGGTGGCCTGTACCTTTAG
- the LOC117139961 gene encoding ATPase family AAA domain-containing protein 5 isoform X1 produces MTDVNCLTSEHIAPTTTTASPPGTPSKNGATDPVEPTSPFVLRAPPSAKSKLILQNMEEVLNSVKQKHREKHKRKREEKRRAALMEDQKITAEETKANAKEKPQPLREKSSQENGLKNGRRRSSPLKSSTPVADNQSIMKHFAKAGKPENVGASPVSTAKPKPTTNVFEFMMNARNRSLGVNEGGAESPADEEVGSEAATPTTKRKLLLQEWNERKGGAKRRLADEARGEFIELQMEQRAKRLRKMLTKTDSKEVTAPSSAPTDPTVKRLRGRPRSRRISSMDAQESKPPVVEAKAQDPGTEEFLSKLSSPTKKRDSLLGYFAKVESPKELAEKVIIAIETPPMETPKRRTLRRKSQQETPVVAESTPSSRPRRSCVGKARYDYDLETSPGKQQKAKPQKADESIEIIDLDNSNPAATPKKLAPLFVRQLPKPSPDPSVLKARQAFLQSGVPDKIRQEQIRQKNLDQMYEDSYEVFPRLAHIGCESFGSRSAPLEFPFALRAEEEYSEVTKALPANKRRSKASSITSCLPADFTSSKTLNKFNYATLPQLENKRGFVKLWKNDFDRFPTFKCYNQMREKYRHFSAIDSAQDTQQMGESLVVTRRTRRSMEQNMAQNEEEAKPPPSAPNGELLFTEKYKPLLFEQVLVNLTPVQELREFLSSWSGNGGSNRNSQGMDDTFDMSNDSASMGSSSNTMVLVGPSSSGKTNAVFTLANDMNFNVLEINAGMKRTGKKLIQELQEATQSHQIRKDSKAGGGSSQQLLQKLQKSGLKSKAAAVEPPSEVRKSLILIEDADILFDNLDAGFTEAIYTLAASSKRPVIVVATDPNCAHLQRLMQQNIIHFQAPNALNISRFLAVLSLMENCPIELDELISLYLYNQQNLRKTLMELQFYIQSGGDPTGSRTASGIKSPTKSSNSRLATVNGSRIHQRFFEFFTSPQNVQYRIPFPVDFSLLRLNLPDLMASSALLKEQQAAGGGSRTAAKRKSRSPKKAWLSSATGQKSDGHCSSLATLASFYDNISAASLMDSDCSDRLQWHLSEEIGHLLVEQALQTGLATKECPYNLFDKPAQRFSIFQHLGNGVLRSDSAKSLDFEPALRSICRSEKERAGLERKSSRFYHYLRNHTVNVTSFTTDYFDTACSTFQSAAPSSEPNVEAEPRD; encoded by the exons ATGACCGATGTAAATTGTCTTACAAGTGAGCACATTGCACCCACAACCACCACTGCGAGTCCACCAGGAACTCCCTCCAAAAATGGGGCCACGGATCCTGTCGAGCCCACATCTCCGTTCGTTCTGAGAGCACCGCCCAGCGCCAAATCCAAACTGATACTCCAGAACATGGAGGAAGTGCTGAACTCGGTGAAGCAGAAGCATCGGGAGAAGCATAAGCGAAAGCGGGAGGAGAAGCGCCGCGCAGCACTCATGGAGGATCAGAAAATCACCGCCGAAGAGACCAAGGCGAATGCCAAGGAGAAACCGCAGCCACTGCGCGAGAAATCCTCCCAAGAAAACGGTCTCAAGAACGGTCGGCGGAGGTCCAGTCCGCTGAAGTCCAGCACTCCGGTGGCCGACAATCAGAGCATCATGAAGCACTTCGCCAAGGCGGGCAAGCCGGAGAACGTGGGTGCTTCCCCGGTGAGCACAGCCAAACCGAAGCCAACCACCAATGTCTTCGAGTTCATGATGAATGCTCGGAATCGCTCTCTGGGGGTTAATGAAGGTGGCGCAGAATCTCCCGCGGATGAAGAGGTCGGCAGTGAGGCAGCAACGCCGACTACCAAGCGGAAGCTACTCCTCCAGGAATGGAACGAACGCAAGGGTGGAGCCAAGAGAAGACTGGCGGACGAAGCTCGCGGGGAGTTCATTGAGCTGCAGATGGAGCAAAGGGCAAAAAG ATTGCGGAAAATGCTGACCAAGACTGACTCCAAAGAGGTGACGGCTCCATCCTCGGCACCCACGGATCCAACAGTCAAGCGTCTAAGAGGTCGACCGCGCTCTCGACGAATCAGTTCCATGGATGCACAGGAATCGAAGCCCCCGGTCGTGGAAGCAAAAGCTCAAGATCCAGGAACAGAAGAGTTTCTCTCCAAGCTTTCGTCGCCCACGAAAAAGCGTGACAGCCTGCTGGGCTACTTTGCCAAAGTCGAATCCCCGAAGGAGTTGGCTGAAAAGGTGATCATTGCGATAGAAACTCCACCCATGGAGACACCCAAGCGAAGAACGTTGCGCAGAAAGAGCCAGCAGGAGACACCCGTTGTTGCCGAATCCACTCCCTCGTCGAGACCAAGACGATCGTGTGTGGGCAAGGCGCGCTACGATTACGATCTGGAAACGAGTCCCGGCAAGCAACAAAAGGCGAAGCCCCAAAAGGCAGACGAGTCTATAGAGATTATTGACCTAGACAATAGTAATCCAGCTGCCACACCAAAGAAACTAGCGCCGCTATTCGTCCGTCAATTGCCAAAGCCCAGCCCAGATCCGTCGGTTTTGAAGGCTCGACAGGCGTTTCTGCAATCAGGAGTTCCAGACAAAATCCGACAGGAGCAGATCCGTCAAAAGAACCTCGACCAGATGTACGAAGATAGCTATGAAGTGTTTCCCAGACTGGCGCATATAGGCTGCGAAAGCTTCGGTTCAAGAAGTGCACCTCTGGAGTTTCCCTTTGCTCTGAGGGCAGAAGAGGAATATTCAGAGGTTACGAAAGCGTTACCCGCCAACAAACGACGTTCCAAAGCGAGTAGCATCACCAGCTGTCTGCCCGCGGACTTTACATCCAGTAAAACTTTGAACAAATTCAACTATGCTACTTTGCCACAGCTGGAAAACAAGCGCGGCTTTGTGAAGCTCTGGAAGAATGATTTCGATCGGTTTCCCACCTTTAAGTGCTATAATCAGATGAGGGAGAAGTATCGCCACTTCAGCGCCATTGACAGTGCACAGGATACGCAGCAAATGGGAGAATCACTGGTGGTCACGCGGCGCACTCGCCGTTCAATGGAGCAGAATATGGCACAGAACGAAGAGGAGGCGAAACCACCGCCTTCCGCTCCGAATGGCGAGCTGCTCTTCACGGAGAAGTACAAACCGCTGCTGTTCGAACAGGTTCTGGTGAATCTGACGCCAGTGCAGGAGCTTAGGGAATTCCTGTCCAGCTGGAGTGGCAATGGTGGTAGCAATCGCAACTCGCAGGGCATGGATGACACCTTTGACATGAGCAATGATTCGGCATCAATGGGCTCAAGTAGCAACACGATGGTTCTGGTGGGACCTTCATCCAGCGGGAAAACCAATGCCGTTTTCACTTTAGCCAACGACATGAACTTTAATGTCTTGGAGATAAATGCAGGGATGAAGAGGACGGGCAAGAAGCTGATACAGGAACTTCAAGAGGCCACGCAGTCGCATCAGATAAGGAAAGACAGTAAAGCGGGTGGAGGATCCTCACAGCAGTTGCTTCAAAAGTTGCAAAAGAGTGGATTAAAATCAAAAGCAGCCGCAGTGGAACCGCCTTCCGAAGTACGGAAATCTTTGATCCTAATCGAGGATGCGGACATCTTGTTCGATAATTTGGACGCTGGATTTACGGAAGCCATTTATACCTTGGCGGCCAGTTCCAAGAGGCCGGTTATTGTGGTTGCCACGGATCCGAATTGCGCGCACTTGCAGCGCCTAATGCAGCAGAATATAATCCATTTCCAAGCTCCGAACGCGCTGAACATCTCCCGATTCCTGGCCGTTTTATCGCTAATGGAAAACTGCCCCATCGAGTTGGACGAATTGATATCCTTGTATCTGTACAATCAACAGAATCTGCGCAAGACGTTGATGGAACTGCAGTTCTATATTCAGAGTGGTGGAGATCCAACTGGGAGTAGGACTGCCAGTGGCATTAAATCACCAACCAAATCCTCAAATAGCCGGCTGGCCACCGTCAATGGCAGTCGAATCCATCAGAGATTCTTTGAGTTCTTCACAAGTCCGCAGAATGTCCAGTATCGAATTCCCTTTCCCGTTGACTTCAGCCTCTTGCGTTTGAATCTCCCCGATCTTATGGCTAGTTCGGCGCTGCTAAAGGAGCAGCAGGCAGCGGGCGGGGGAAGTAGAACCGCTGCCAAGCGGAAGTCCCGCTCACCAAAGAAGGCCTGGCTGAGCAGCGCCACGGGGCAGAAGTCCGATGGGCACTGCTCATCGCTCGCCACATTGGCTTCCTTCTATGACAACATTTCGGCGGCTTCGTTGATGGACTCCGATTGCAGTGATCGCTTGCAGTGGCACCTGTCCGAAGAAATCGGTCACCTGCTGGTGGAGCAGGCTCTCCAAACTGGACTCGCGACCAAGGAGTGCCCCTACAATCTGTTTGATAAGCCCGCTCAGAG gttttcaattttccagcACCTGGGCAACGGAGTTCTCCGTTCCGACTCCGCCAAATCGCTGGACTTCGAGCCCGCCCTGCGCTCCATATGCCGCAGCGAAAAGGAGCGGGCTGGACTGGAACGGAAGTCGAGTAGATTCTATCATTATCTGCGCAACCACACGGTAAACGTGACCAGTTTCACGACGGATTACTTCGACACTGCATGCAGTACGTTCCAATCTGCTGCCCCCAGCAGCGAGCCAAACGTGGAGGCCGAGCCGAGAGATTAG